In Antedon mediterranea chromosome 10, ecAntMedi1.1, whole genome shotgun sequence, one genomic interval encodes:
- the LOC140060570 gene encoding serine/threonine-protein phosphatase 5-like, producing the protein MGDQQKANKDSSQEIDEVQKKAEELKNTANEYFKAQKFDSAIDHYSQAIELHPCCAAYYGNRSIAYLKTECFGAAVCDADKALELDRSYIKGYYRRATANMALGKFKVALKDYETVMKVRANDKDAKAKYQECKKIVQMKAFEKAISVDSNKCSVVDTLDLVNMIIEDEYEGPTIKDDKVTLEFMKALIDHLKSEKKLHRKYAYMILLQVFSVLKTLPSLCEITVPEKSKFTVCGDIHGQFYDLVNIFEINGLPSEQNPYLFNGDFVDRGSFSVEVILTLFGFKLLYPNHFFMARGNHESETMNQMYGFFGEVKSKYNAQMAELFTEVYNWLPLCHCINSKVLVMHGGLFSNDEVTLEDIKKVDRNRQPPDSGIMCELLWSDPQPQKGRSQSKRGVGVQFGPDVTENFLKKNDLKYIIRSHEVKPEGYEEAHNKKCITVFSAPNYCDQMGNKGAFITMSSDLEPKFTSYEAVPHPKIRPMAYASSLFGFM; encoded by the exons ATGGGAGATCAACAAAAGGCTAATAAAGATTCTTCCCAAGAAATAGATGAAGTACAGAAGAAAGCAGAAGAACTAAAAAACACAGCCAATGAATATTTCAAAg CTCAAAAGTTTGATTCTGCAATTGACCACTACAGCCAAGCAATAGAGCTGCACCCATGCTGCGCAGCTTACTATGGTAACAGGAGTATAGCTTACCTGAAGACAGAATGCTTTGGTGCAGCAGTTTGCGATGCCGACAAGGCGTTGGAGTTGGACAGGTCTTATATAAAG ggaTATTATCGAAGAGCGACTGCAAATATGGCATTAGGCAAATTTAAAGTAGCTCTCAAAGATTATGAAACG GTGATGAAGGTACGAGCAAATGACAAAGACGCAAAAGCCAAATATCAAGAGTGTAAAAAGATAGTACAAATGAAAGCATTTGAGAAAGCTATATCAGTAGATTCTAACAAATGCTCCGTAGTAGACACATTAGATTTAGTTAATATGA TAATAGAAGATGAGTATGAAGGTCCGACGATAAAAGATGACAAAGTGACATTAGAATTTATGAAGGCACTCATCGATCATCTAAAGTCAGAAAAGAAACTACACAGGAAGTATGCATATATG ATTCTACTGCAAGTTTTTAGTGTTTTGAAAACACTACCATCATTATGTGAAATAACTGTACCAGAAAAGAGCAAGTTTACAGTGTGTGGAGACATACATGGACAATTCTACGACCTTGTCAATATTTTTGAAATCAACGGACTACCTTCTGAGCAAAATCCATAT TTGTTCAATGGGGATTTTGTGGATCGAGGATCATTTTCAGTTGAagttattttaacattatttggtTTTAAACTTCTCTATCCTAACCACTTTTTCATGGCTAGAG GCAATCATGAGAGTGAAACGATGAATCAAATGTATGGATTTTTTGGAGAAGTTAAGTCAAAATATAATGCACAGATGGCAGAATTGTTTACAGAAGTATATAATTGGCTACCTCTATGTCACTGTATTAACAGTAAAGTCTTG GTAATGCATGGTGGTTTATTTAGTAATGATGAAGTAACATTAGAAGACATCAAAAAGGTTGACAGGAATAGACAACCACCAGACTCGG gTATAATGTGCGAGCTACTATGGTCAGATCCACAACCACAGAAAGGTAGATCACAAAGCAAGAGAGGTGTAGGTGTCCAGTTTGGTCCAGATGTTACAGAGAACTTTTTGAAGAAGAATGATTTGAAGTATATAATCAGGAGTCATGAGGTGAAACCAGAGGGCTATGAAGAAGCACACAATAAGAAATGTATTACTGTTTTCTCTGCACCCAACTACTG TGATCAAATGGGAAACAAGGGAGCGTTTATAACGATGTCATCAGATCTAGAACCGAAATTTACTTCATATGAAGCAGTA CCTCATCCAAAAATTCGACCAATGGCATATGCAAGCTCCTTATTTGGTTTTATGTGA